The genomic segment AGACTAAAAGCTGACTAATCTGTCATCGCTGTGAAAATGAACTTCCTGTCCAGAGTTCTATAATCTGTAAGGAGATGCACGTTTGGGCTGGCAaactttctgatttgttttcttgGCTCTCAGGTGGAGCTGAATGAGATCGAGTCGAGCTGTGAGGAGTACCCTCTGACACAAGCTTTCTGTCATCTGATCAGCACGTTGGTCGAGAGCAGCCTGCCTGTTAATCTGGGGGCCGGGCTTCGCGTGCCAGGCTTCCAGCCCTACCTTAACTTCTTGCGTGACTCTGTGTTCCTCCCCTTCCCCACCAGAGCATATCGTCGTCCAGCTGAGAAGGTAGACTGCTCCTCCAGTGTTTTTACAAGTTGTAGACACGTAGCGGCAGCATGCACGTATTGTCTTTTCACTACACATACAtctctgcatttcatttttgcctttttttcctttgacgTCTCTCAGTGGGAGGTAGCTGACTCTGTTCTGGAGGTGTTCCACAAGTTGCTGCGGGACTACGAGCCCCAGCCGTCAGACTTTGTCCAGGAGATGGTGGAGCTGCAGGGTGAGCAGGTTCCGGCCCACAAGCCACCCGGCCACAGCATCATGTTCCATCTGCTCAACGACTCGCCCATGCTGGCGCTCTGCCTCAGCCTGCTGGAGGAGGGTGTGCGCCAGCTGGACACTTATGCGCCCTTCCCTGGTGAGAGAACATAcgctgctgctgtcagagatAGCTTATGTGTGTATTAGTTTGTTCTGATGACACGCTCCTTTACTGCCCCCCTACAGGTAAGAAGCACTTGGAGTCGGCGGTGCTGCACTGCCTGTGCCTGCTGGACCTGGCTCTGCAGAAGGAGGTGGTGTTCATGGATCTCCTCAGGGAGAGCCAGGCCTCTCTGCTGGTGTCCGCCTTGGAGCAGCTCCTCCAGGGTGTCAGTCCTCAAACCCGAAGGGCTGATCACATTGTCAGTATTGCCAGGTAAGGGCATCCAGGTGGTAGTACAGACTGTGTGTATCACCAGGACTTATTGTAGGTTATGTATCAAGTAATCATACTCTTTGAAAGGTTAATAGTCTCAGAATGGCTGTAACTAATTGGGGAATCTTGTTTGTCCCCGGCAGGTATCTTTACCACAGCAGCTCCAACCCAGAGGCTGCCTTCCAAAGTGCCAAGATCCTGCGTCGTATCGCCAACTACCCCAATATTCAGATTAGGCTGGTGGGAGATTTCACACACGACCAGGTATATGCAAATCTGAAGGTTAAAGCAACTAGCACAAAATACTTTTCCCACAAAGCTAAAGAATATTTCACCAAATAGCCTTCGGAAAAGGTCATGGTATGTTGCGGTGTTAGTGACCTTCACTATAATGACCTTCTGATGTGAGCGGTTGTGAACTTCAGAATAATTTTTGTCTCTATCCCTCAGGCAGTGAGTGACAAACTGATGGCAGGCTTTGTTGAGTGTCTGGACAatgaagaggcagaggagggaacagaaaaagaagatggtgagagagagagagagatgttcaTTACCTATTGCTATttaaatactgtgaaagcaaaacCTGTGTTTTAGAACTATCACGCTCAAAGTCAGCTACATCCTTACCACTAAACTGTTTCTAGACTCAGACCAACAAAAGAAAGTGGCAAGGATCCGACATGAAACCCAGATCCATATTCTGAACCTACTCATCACCTCCCTGGAGCTGAAGACGCCCAATCTGGCTCTTTACCTTTTGGGCTACGAAGTCAAGAAGCCTGTGTCCTCCACCAACCTCCAGGACCCAGGTCAGACCACAACCTCAGCCACTGACACGTTGGTGACTGTGGGGATTTTTGCATCATATGTGGGATTCTGGTTTGGATGGAAAAGTATCAGACGACCAAAGCGTAATCTGTTTGTTGACTTCACAATGCTTGCCGTGCTACAGGTGTGTTGGGATGTCCACGGAGCTGCCTGCACGCCATCCTGAGCCTGCTGCAGAGAGGCACCGAGAAGAGATCAGGACCTGTGCTCACACAGCAGGCCCCACACCTGGCTGAGCTGTGCTACCAGGTACTCTTCATCCTCTACTCAAAATGCCCATCATGGGCACTTAGATGTGGAGATCAGTCTTAGCAGTGAGAGATGTAGCACAGCaccacttttatttttgcattttataccCAGTAGGTTGAATCTATATATAGAATTAGTGTGTTGGCCATCtcattaatcagtttttttctggtttgtgtgtttctgtcattgtctccctctctcaggtGATCTACCAGCTGTGTGCCTGCCCAGACACATCTGGACCGACTATGCGCTATTTGAGGACCAGCCAGGACTTCCTGTTCTCTCACCTGCAGCACCTCCCTTTCATCCTGCCTAGTGAGTACAGGATCCCTGCTGATTTCCTTGGTCCCAAAATATGTAATAACAAAAGCATATAGGAAGGCAGGAAATAGGAAAGAAGGAAATGCAGAACAGTTCATTTAAAGTAGGGGTTGTATTGTGTTCCTGCtgaaaggaaatggaaaactTGTATCctagagataaaaacaaaaacaaagccaggaaacagcagcagtgatgaaCTCCTTTTAATATTATAAAGCTGCGTATGTCActgataaaatgtaaatgtgtaactCTTTAACAgcaattgttttcttttcatgcttttttaaaattcttttcaCTCTGCCTTCTTCGCTCCTCAGGTAACCAGATCGCGGCCCTATCCCAGATGTCTTGGCTCATGAAAACGGCTGCAATCGAGCTGCGAGTGACCTCACTGAACCGCCAGCGTTCACATACACAGCGCCTCGTCAGCCTTCTGCTCGATGACCAGCCACACACTCAGCATACAGGTATGGGATGTGTCATCAAAGGTGTTTGTAGGCTTCAAATGTCTCAAGACTATTTCAAATTGTCCAAATCAAAGACTGTAATAGTTGTTATTTTCAGTGGATAAGTACGTGTTTCAATTTatgtccacatttttaaaaacggTTTAATGTTCTTTTATCGCACAATATAGCTGATAAATGTATGAACCTAGAAcctcacattttttcctttcagctgATGGGGAGTCAGGCATGGAGGAAGAGACCAGATCAGTCAGCGGTTTCCTGCATTTTGACACAGTTTCTAAAGGTTTGTGGCATTTTagtccaaaaaacaaattttaataaCTAAACGTAAATAGCATTGACTCACTTGATGTTTGAGTTGTTCATATGAGCTTTCATTTAAGGCTCTTTTCTTAAGAATCACACCAGattgtttttgacttttactCTCATCTTGTCGTTGTTTGATGCCAACAGTGCGCAGGAAGTTGCTGAGTGTGCTGGATGCCATCGATTTCAGTCAGGACATGCCTGAGCTCCTGCAGCTGGACTTCTTTGAGCGCACTCAGATAGAGCAGGTGATCTCCAACTGTGAACACGTCAATGAGCAAGGACACACTGTGTGCAACGTTAAGGTGGGTTTGCAAGGTTGAACATGtgatcttctctctctctattgtGTTGTTCATTCTCTGCTTCAGGGTCATATATCAtacaatgttttaattttcctcaCAGTTGCTTCATAGAGTGCTGGTTGCTGAGGTAAATGCCCTACAAGGAATGGCAGCCATTGGACAGAGGCCCCTGTTAATGGAGGTGAGTGAATTTAAACTGATGGGACttgatttatgtgtttataaCTTTAGCAACATAAGGAGCCACCATACAGTGGATTATAACTTTTACAAACCTGGCTTCCAACTGTTACTCAAATTCTAAAATGACTCCCTTTGACCAATATTGTGTCATTGAAAACACTACAGCTTTCACATCTCTAATGCTGTGAGTTAAAGTATTGAGCAAAAGTGTTTTGCCTATTGTCATTTCTGTCCCTGGGTGTATTCTTCCAGGAGGTGAACTCCATCCTGCAGCAGGTGGTGGAACGTAACCGCGTCCGTCGAAGTCTGAGTGCAAAGCGACATGCGCTGCAGTCCTGGAGGAGCCTGGTGGAGACGCTGCTGACCGCCTGCCCTGCTGATCTCATACCTGCTGATGACAGACAGCTCATCATCAGAGACCTGCTGCTAGACCTGGACGATAAGGTCATTGAGGACATTTGTCGCATGGAGGGTGAAGCTATTGTTGCCGTAATATCTAAGAGGACATTTTACTGTTTAGAtgcattaatttattaaaaggtTTGGCTAGGCACCAATGAAATCACCCCATTATCATAACATCTTCAAGGGTGTTACGGCTTTCATTCAATGCTCCTCATTACATGTGTACAGGATGGATCAAAGCAAGAGTTGACATAACAAATACCTCAAATCCAAAGATTGTTATAACAACTGAATTAAAATGTTGTCCTGCATTATCCAGGTGTTATCTGAGGATGCAGCAGGAGAACTGATGCCCATTGTTGCTGGGGCAGTTTTCACTCTGACAGCCCACCTCAGCCAATCAGTGCtgtctgagcagcagcagggagtgGGATTAGAAGCATGCTCAGGCTTTGCCTCCATCGCCAACTCTGCCCTGCATCTGATCCTCCGCAAGCTGCTGGACTTCATCCTTTGTACTGGTTAGTGATGACCCTCAGTGAACACCCTTTTCCATCATAAACCCACATTTCTCACATGGGATGTGTTGCTAGGATAAATATAGGTCAGATTAGATTTTATAATAATGTCTTTTATACTTTAAGGAGGTGGATACCAGCGTCTGCGTGCTCACCTGTATGGCTCTCTGCTGTACTACTTGCAAATCGCCCAGAAACCTGAAGAACCAGACACTCTGCAGACAGGTAAAACACAGAACCATTATTACAAAGAGGTCTGGAAAATATGCAGAGTTCATTTTACAAACCTCAACTGGCCCtacttttatttcacagttGAATATGTGCTGGTATTTTTTGACAGAAGTTGCCAGAATATTGTACGGCAGATTTTAACAGATGTCTCATTTTCCTAAAACCTCTCTCTACATCCCTCCTCCAGCTGGGAAGGCAATGTGGGAGCGACTCACAGCCCCTGAAGATGGTTTCTCcaaactgcagagagagaacCTCGCCATCATCGAGAGTTATGGCAAGGCTCTCATGGAGGTTGTATGTAGGGACGCATGTGATGGTCATGAAATTAGCAGGGTAAGAGCCAAACGAATGTCTACTGATACTTAATTCTGatcttatatttttattgtttataatttttaaataaattctcTAATACTTTTATATAATGTACTAATTTTGTATAATACACAATATACTAAGTCACGTCAAAATTTGGAGAAGCATCCTTTCTATGTATGTATTAATCACAGTTAAGACAAATGCCTCTTAACGCCTCTCACCTAGCCTGACTCTATGTTAAAAACTGTCTCATGTCATCCTTGTCTCCTTTCCCTGTCTGTCAGATGCTGGCCCTGGCAGTGCTGGACCGGATCCTGTCAATAGACCGTCAGAATCAGTGGCTTGTTTATGTCTGCAACAGTGGCTACCTACGGTCTCTAGTGGAGAGCCTGAGGCAGGATGACACCGCCCTGCAGAGCCTGCTCACCCCTCAGCCACCCCTCCTCAAACCACTCTACATCTATGAGAGCAAGATGGTGAGGAGATGTGGACTGCTGACGTCCTATTAAAGAGACAAGCTATATTTTGTTCGAAAGTCTGACTCCAAAAGCTCCGTTTAGATGGTGTCTATCTATAGTCTCTGTAAGTGTAAGATTATGAAGGTGCAAActcatctgtgtgttttcaggctcTGCTGACTCGTGTGGCTAAGACTGGCCAGGGAGCTGTAGAGCTGCTGCGCTGTGGACTGGTGGCGCAGCTGATGGAGTGTCAGGTGTTTGACATGGTACCTGACAGTGATGCACACAGGTATGGGTctggaaaaggaaggagaaattGGCTTTACAAGAGTCTTGTTATTGTTATATCATTGTAATGTATATTGGAAGAAAATATCCCTTTAGGGAAAAGGCAATCTCTCACACTCGGACCTGACTTCGCaattgactgatttttttttcccaaatgggTTTTTGAACAATATTCTGTGATAATAATTCCTCATTAAAGCACCATAATAACAAGCTTCCCAGCTGCAGGAAGAAAAGTCAGGCAGTTCTGGAATTCCACAGGTTAGTGCAGTGGGTCAGCAACTTGTCTCTCAAGGAGGATTTCAAAGATCCTTTACCCTTTTTTATTCTGATGCTTACATCCCTGTTCTTATATCGTTCCTCACATCTGTGTCTGTTCCCTTGTGGTCTACAGGGTGATGAGGGACCCATCAGGCTTCATCCCCAGTCCTATGGACCGCTACAGGCAGATTCTTTTACCGACCTTGAGGCTCTTTCAGGTCATCCTGACCTCTACCACCATGAATCACCAGAAGGGGGCAGCACAGGTACGCACAAAGGCGTTGTTATATTTAAAAGACAACTCTTgtcttttttggatttttttaaaggttacCCTTAAAATCCTAAAAGTCAGTATGTTATTAATGAGTCCATTGCATCATCATATGCTGCCTTGAGCCAACATTGGCTATGTTGAGCCTAGCCGGGTTTAACGGTTCATATATTTTATCTGTGATCTTCTTGCTAGTAAAGAGCAAGTAGGATGTGAGAATATGTGTATCTTGGAAAACTTGAATTTGCCCTGTATCAGAGTGGCAAGAAagagttgagtgtgtgtgttattgcaAAAATCTTACTTTGTTAAACATCATGTTCATGCTGTCCCATAACCGTTTCCccttttgttctttgtgtgtacgtgtgtatatgtgtgtaggtTCTCCAGTGGCTAATAGTCCATGCAGACACCGTTCAGTCCCTGTTACGCTGTCAGGAGCTCAGTATGGGAGCTTTGCAAGAGCTCTCTTTGCTTACTGGCATCATCAGTAAGACGGCTCTACCAGGTACAAAGATGATGAAGCACGGCAAGCTGAAAATGACTCTACTCTTTTTATtcactttgctgtgttttatattttcacatttccattcTTTAAACCACATATTCACATATAAGTGATTCAGTGAATGGTTGTGTTCATGTACTGCTTGGTCTCTCAGGTGCCCTTGAGATGGGTGGGGAGGTCAGCAGTGCTGCTCTTATGGAATTCCAGGGTCACATTAACAGATTCCAGGTTGGACAGCTTCCATTGTTTTTACCCCGTATCATGTTTTTGGAGAGTCTGACTCACACTTATTCATGCCCCTGCCATCTTATGTATCCCCGCTAATGCACCTCCTTTTTAGTTTGTGAACGGCACAGTTGTaataagtttctttttttttctttttttttttttagcgtctgtgtctgtctctgcttgGCTGTCTGGTGGGGAGCGAGCGGGAGAGGTTGCTAAAGCAGGCAGAGATCGCTGCACCTGGCGATCCAGCGGAACGAcgagaggagatggaggtggCCATGCAACAGGTCTGACAAAAAGTGTTCTATAAATGGGGTAATAAGAGCTATATATGGGTGAGGGAGGTGATAAATGCGATtactaaataaattaatatttactgaGTAAATTGATATTCTTATATTAGTGTAGTTTGAGAACTGTTAAGGTGTGTTCTCAGGTACTGACTTCCTTTTAGGTTATGGGAAGTTACCCAGGTTGGCAAACAGTATAATGATGAACAGGGGAAGAAAAGCACTGAAACTATGTATGCGGAGTCTTAAATCCATAATCATGATTGTTCATCAGTTCTGCATTGTCAGCGACCTGAGAGGTGCTGTCCTCTGTCCCCAGGTGTGTGCTAACATCATGGAGTACTGCCAAaccctgctgctgcagagctcAGCCCAGGCTCAGTTCAGCATCTGCCTCTTTAGCCCGTCAGGTAGTGAGCCAACTGGCAGGGATGGAGGACGCACAGGTCAGTCATATTCTGCCCATCCTAAAGAAGAGGCTCATGACACTGTATACTGCATAAGCAAGCCATAAACGTTAATACATAAAGTATTAGTCCTCTCCTGTTTGTAAAATGGCCTTTTTCAGTGTCCAGAAGCTGCTATATCCGTTTAGAAATCCAGAACCTCTTGGAGCACTTTTGCCacattagctttttattttcattaagtATGAGTCTAAACCGTGGctctaattttcttttaagatCTCTCATCCACTCTGCCATCAATGGCATACTCCCGAGCACCCAGCCTGGGCCTGGTCCTGTACCTGCTGAAGAACAGTGCTGCAGATTTCTTCAGGTTCCACCAGAGTCACAGACAGAGCCTGGGcaagctgcagagtctggatcagCTGCCTCCTGAAGAGCTCAAAGAGGTCAATACACTCATAATACACTAATTCACTCTCACAGTCAATGCAACACACATTGAGAAAACTGTTTTCTCATAAATggtgaattttaaaagtaaaggtAAACAAAGGAATGAATAAAAAGTAactattctttattttatgtacCTTATTGGctccaaaatgttttcttttgagcTCTAAGCACAGACATCTTCTCTATAGCTTTGCCAAGGCCTGGTGTCAGGCCCAGGAGGGGTGGAGAAAATCTCATCAGTCCAGAGGAGCTTGCTGGCCAAGAGACGACTGGTCCAGCTTATCAACAACAGAGCCAAGCTGCTGGCCCTGTGCTCCTGTATCCTTTGGGCCCTTGCAGGCACAGTTGTACTGACAGGACAAACAGCGTCAGACTAAAGGAGTGGTTTTTTAATACCCCTTTTTAGCACTCCAGAATTAAAAATCCACTAACACATTACCCATCTCTAGATTATTCTATGTTTGTCTTACAGATTTCTCTTTAGTAATCTGAAATAACACCATGTAGAAATGTCACATCATGAGTTGTTGTAAAATGCCTTGACCTCTTTCTCAGATGTTATTGAgacgtgtttgtttgtgttgtggcGCCACCTGGAGTATTACCTGTTGCACTGTACCCCCACTGATCCCAAGGACTCCCTGTTGCCTGGGGCCAGCTTATTTAGATCACGCCTCACAGAtggtgagaaaatatgtttaagaTATATTCTCACATGAGCTGGGGATGGGTTCAGTTCACTTTAGCACAATCTTAGGAAGCAttttaagaacaaaaactgTAAGAATGAATTGGAAATTATTATCAGAACTGACATAGCTAGCAGTTTGCAGACCTACTTAGAAAAACCCCCCTGTAGAATTGTTTCTCATCCCTGGCCATGAAATTGAGGGATTTTAGCTGGTtggttaatttattttaaatttattttcttcagaCTCATTTGGCGGGTTGCAGGCAAGTGGAGGCCGTGGACTCAGTCTGTCCCGAGTCAGCCAGCAAGACCTAGACCTGGTAAGAAATGGCTGTGTACATGTTGAACACTTGGTCAAGACGAAACGTTTATAGTTTGGATGTGTGCTCTGACAAACATCATATTCTGTCAGTAATTTTTTGTATCTCGACATATGTATACAGTATCTCTACACCTACATTATTCCTAATCCCTCCGTTTGTCTCCTTTTTGTGTGGGTGCAGCTGAAGAGTGACATGGTCGCAGGTTTCGGAGAAGCTCTGCAGAGGAAGCTACTGGAGGTGGAGGGCTTGTATAGCCAAGTCCGCTCCCGATACACCTTCATCCAGGCCCTGGTTCGCCGGATCCGTGGCCTGCTCCGACAGCCCAAAagctgaaacagacacacacaaacactggccAAGACCCCAAATTCCCTTTGTTATTCAATCAAAACCTCTGCCAAGCATAAAGATGAGCAACACCAGGAAACTACCAAGGATCCCAACTTTCTGTCACTTTGCTTTTTCTGGCAAGATCACGCCTTTTTACTGACCTGTTCGTCTTTTGAGTATTGTGGGATGTTACCAATCCTAATGTTTGACTAACGCTGTGCAAGGAGCATTCTTTGAATAAGTGAGAAATAACACTTTttgatcccttttttttttcttttgtgaaaataaacatttttctatatCTGTTAAATACTTGTCCAGTTCACACAGACCAAACAACAAACCACCTTAATAaataaggtttttttgttggtaGTGGAAAACTGGAGTCATGGTCTTGTGACACATAGTTGGGTGAATATGCAGTGTGTATGAATAGG from the Xiphias gladius isolate SHS-SW01 ecotype Sanya breed wild chromosome 8, ASM1685928v1, whole genome shotgun sequence genome contains:
- the nup205 gene encoding nuclear pore complex protein Nup205; translated protein: MAAQMAVNSGASLWGPLKELWETVDGAVLRRQPESVHLLDLQLKKHKPHFLSLFKNPPKSPEQREKVRKASTEGIAIQGQQGSRLLPEQLLTEAFILSDLFDIGELAALELLLAGEHQQPHFPGLTRGLVAVLLYWDGKLCVANSLRTLIQSRHGKTFTLDLSGELVALTTSFTDKLMSQGLTKRILTLVSEISVTREFERLQKERGLGNEKHRKEVSDLIKECRQALADSLFSWTCQSPLTKDDTLALISHLETVTAQADGSLGSVNQALVMALLYCLDVSFVEQGTEDREDLLQALPLLTERQYVSAVHSRLMDGQPWKLPGLQAVCRLAWALSLRVLSQLPQGSALVEFTEADEALADQALLGDVFLFMKEGMLGCESFAQEEFYIRRLHSLITDFLALMPMKVKQLRNRADEDARLVHMSLQMDSELPSSLRKDLDHLMILIGEFYSKDPFGLELGLEFWCPTESLQHTSLQGSYLGMALQRPPHKQVVLSKFVRQMGDLLPSTLYISYLRMLRGLANGPQCAHYCFSLLKTNGATHSDNIQGVSGSPVSWEHFFHSLMLYHENLRRDLPNPDAAHYRHPPLRGITQREMDGLTSFLQLLTTIITWSENARLALCEHPQWTPVVVMLGLLQCSIPPVLKAELLHCLAAFGKSPEIAASLWQSLEYTQILQTVRAPGQRQAAGIEVELNEIESSCEEYPLTQAFCHLISTLVESSLPVNLGAGLRVPGFQPYLNFLRDSVFLPFPTRAYRRPAEKWEVADSVLEVFHKLLRDYEPQPSDFVQEMVELQGEQVPAHKPPGHSIMFHLLNDSPMLALCLSLLEEGVRQLDTYAPFPGKKHLESAVLHCLCLLDLALQKEVVFMDLLRESQASLLVSALEQLLQGVSPQTRRADHIVSIARYLYHSSSNPEAAFQSAKILRRIANYPNIQIRLVGDFTHDQAVSDKLMAGFVECLDNEEAEEGTEKEDDSDQQKKVARIRHETQIHILNLLITSLELKTPNLALYLLGYEVKKPVSSTNLQDPGVLGCPRSCLHAILSLLQRGTEKRSGPVLTQQAPHLAELCYQVIYQLCACPDTSGPTMRYLRTSQDFLFSHLQHLPFILPSNQIAALSQMSWLMKTAAIELRVTSLNRQRSHTQRLVSLLLDDQPHTQHTADGESGMEEETRSVSGFLHFDTVSKVRRKLLSVLDAIDFSQDMPELLQLDFFERTQIEQVISNCEHVNEQGHTVCNVKLLHRVLVAEVNALQGMAAIGQRPLLMEEVNSILQQVVERNRVRRSLSAKRHALQSWRSLVETLLTACPADLIPADDRQLIIRDLLLDLDDKVLSEDAAGELMPIVAGAVFTLTAHLSQSVLSEQQQGVGLEACSGFASIANSALHLILRKLLDFILCTGGGYQRLRAHLYGSLLYYLQIAQKPEEPDTLQTAGKAMWERLTAPEDGFSKLQRENLAIIESYGKALMEVVCRDACDGHEISRMLALAVLDRILSIDRQNQWLVYVCNSGYLRSLVESLRQDDTALQSLLTPQPPLLKPLYIYESKMALLTRVAKTGQGAVELLRCGLVAQLMECQVFDMVPDSDAHRVMRDPSGFIPSPMDRYRQILLPTLRLFQVILTSTTMNHQKGAAQVLQWLIVHADTVQSLLRCQELSMGALQELSLLTGIISKTALPGALEMGGEVSSAALMEFQGHINRFQRLCLSLLGCLVGSERERLLKQAEIAAPGDPAERREEMEVAMQQVCANIMEYCQTLLLQSSAQAQFSICLFSPSGSEPTGRDGGRTDLSSTLPSMAYSRAPSLGLVLYLLKNSAADFFRFHQSHRQSLGKLQSLDQLPPEELKELCQGLVSGPGGVEKISSVQRSLLAKRRLVQLINNRAKLLALCSYVIETCLFVLWRHLEYYLLHCTPTDPKDSLLPGASLFRSRLTDDSFGGLQASGGRGLSLSRVSQQDLDLLKSDMVAGFGEALQRKLLEVEGLYSQVRSRYTFIQALVRRIRGLLRQPKS